Part of the Sporomusa termitida genome, CTCTCAATGAGTTTGGTATTGAAACAAAAGCAGAGCATTGTTGTTTTGTGATGCAACTGACTCATAAGCCGGCAGGTGCTGCTGAGCCGCCGGCTGCTGCTGCAACTGCTAAAATGGCAGGCAAGCAGGCCGTATTAGTCTGGGTGGCAGAAAAAGAGATTGGCTGCACCTGGAAATTTAACGATGATATTATTCTGCTGGTGATGGTGGCAGCAGCCGGTCTAACCAGCAAACAAAGGCAAATTGATTTTGCCAATCAGCTGATTAGCGAAATGAAGGTGCTTTTTCCTCATATCAGTGCCAAAATCGGCATTTCCGGTACATCCGGGACTCCCATCAGGTTCAGGGACAGCTATGAAAAAGCAAACCGGGCGGTTATTGTCGCCGCTTCCAATTGCGCGCAAGTGGTGCATTGTGATGATATCGGGATTTATGAAGTCGCATTTCAGCTGCTCCATGATGAAAATACCTGCGCGCTTGTGCAGAATACGATCGGTCGTCTTGCCGAATATGACCAGGTACGGGGCAGTAATCTATTATTTACGCTGGAATTGATACTGGAGGAGATAAATCTCAAGGCCGTATCACAGAAGCTTTTTATCCATCATAATACGGTCATTTGGCGAAAAAGGCGGATTGAGGATTTTTTGGGGATGTCGCTGGATAAAATGGAGACTAAGGTGTTGCTGATATTGTATTTAAAGATTTGGAAATTACAGAAAGCGGAAACAGGTGAGAACAGATGAATTCATCGCAAAACAGTTTATTGTTATACGGCAACAACAGGTACCGGTTTTTTTTGTACCATACTCCAATAGTATTAGCAAAGAAAGTATTGTAGAATTATGTATGAATTTGAAATAATATGCGGGATTTTGATTGTTCCCGGGCATGCCGCTTTACCACATAGCTGTAATAGCAGAAAATCTACAATAGGCGGGTTGAAACTCACTCGGAATAATTAAGTACCTGGCTGTTGTGACTAGTTAGGTACTATTTTATTTGAACGGAGGATAAGATGTTTCCGAACCAACACTTATTACGGCTAGAAGAACTTAAGCCAGGTATGATAGTCGCGCAGCCGGTTCTGTCTGATACAGGACAAGTTTTGTTGGAACAAGGTGTATTTTTGACAGAGGACTATATTGACAATCTTAGCAACTGGAAAATATCACAGGTTAGTATTGTGTTGCCTAATAAAAGCTTATCGTCAAATTGCCGGTTTTTTAGTATATATAAAGATACCCTTGCATCAGTAGAGGAAACCTTTAAAAAAGTCAGGGCTTTTAAAGAAGTGCCAATTGCCGAGTGTAAGGAATTAGTCGAAAACTACATTGAACTGATGGTCAACATTACCGGGGTCATAGATGATTTGCATAATGTTAAAGCCCACAATGAATATACCTTCAAACATTCTCTTAATGTGGCAATCATCGCCGGCATTATTGGCAAATGGCTGGGATTTACCGAAAAAAATCTGAAAGACATCATCTTAGCAGGACTGTTACACGATATCGGCAAGGTTCTAATCCCTGAAGACATACTGGATAAGCCGGGCAAGCTTACACCGGAAGAGATGGCGGTTGTCAGAGCCCATCCTACCCACGGGTATCATTTACTGGACGACTGCTTTGACATAACGGAAGAAGTAAAGCTGGGGATATTGCAGCATCATGAACGGGAAGACGGCAGTGGTTATCCGCTGGGTTTAGCCCGGGAAAAGATCCATACCTACGCAAAAATTGTTGCTATTGCCGATATTTATGATGCAATGAGTACCGAGCGGGTGTATAGGAAGAAAGTGCTTCCCTTCACCGTCGTGGAGGTTATTCTAGATCAGATGTATGATAAGCTTAATCCCCAGATCTGCCTGATCTTTCTGGCTCACATCCGTGGCTTTCTCATCGGCAGCTCGGTGCTGTTAAATGATGGCAGCAAGGCCAAGGTAGTGCTGTTAAACGGACTGTTAAAATTAAGGCCGGTCGTTCAACTGGAAAGCGGTGATTTAATTGATCTTGACAGGGAAAAAAATCTTGAGGTTGTTACCATTCTGGATGAAGTAAACGCCGTATAATGCAGTTCCCAACAAAATATTGGCAAACTTACTGAAAGGTAGGGACGCAAAGCCATGGGTCTAATGGATGGGTGACATTCTATGACTGCCAGGTTGCTATTGTTCTAACGGAAATATTCGTCAGCCTTGGCAACAGGCATATGACGATTTTTTAATTTGAGCATGTTGCTCATGTGCTGTTGACAATATTAAATTAATTTAGAGGGAGACGTAAAAATGAAAATAAAAAAGATTCAATCACGCCTATTGCTGGTATTGCTGCCACTTGTGGTAGTAGCCCTAAGTGTATTAGCCGGAGTTAGTTATTATCTTTCCAACAAATCACTGTCAGCAAGCATTGATGAAACTGCTATGTCAATGGGAACTGACTATGCCCGGCGGGTGCAGGCCGACATGAGCCTCCTGATTTCCCAGCTGGAGGGTCTGGCCAGTGTTCAGCAGGTGAGTGCCGGGACTGATAAGACTCAGATTGGGCAGGTGCTGGCAGAATTCCAAACACGGATTAAGAGTTTTGATGCCGTTATTTTTATCTTACCCGATGGCGCCGGTATTTCCGGTACCGGCGATGCGGCTACCTATGGTGAACGCGACTATTTTAAAAAGGTATTGGCAACAAAGGCAGCGGTCGTCTCCGATCCTTTGGTATCCAAGGCAACCGGGAAGCTGGCGGTCGTTCTGGCGGTACCGGTTACACAGGAAGGCCGTCTGACCGGGGTGCTTGTCGGCACATTTTCCATGGCAAGGCTGACAGACATGATTAAAGACCTGCAGTTTCTGGATACCGGTTATGGTCAGCTTAGTGATGATTCGGGTATCATTATTGCCCATCCCAAACGGCCTGAACTTGCCGGTAAACTGAATATCGCAGAGAAGAAGGTGAATCCCGAGCTTAAATTGCAGCAACCCGAACTTGATGATCGTCTGATTAATTTGTTTAAGGAGGCAGTTCAGTCAGGGCAGCAGGCCCGGGGGGTATATCGCTTTAATGATAATGTGGAGAGGATCAGTGTCTCCACACCGGTCGAGCTGCCTGGCGGTAAACGCTGGGTAATGATGGTGGCAGCACCGCAAGCCGAGGCTACCAGGCCAACCGATGCTCTGGCGAGGACTATGCTGATTATTGCTGTTTTATGTATAGTTATTGCTACCGCCGGTATTATTATAATTGCCAGATATATTGCCAAACCTATTTCCCTGATTCGAGATGAATGCCTGCTGCTGGCGCAGGGGGATTTACGGGAGCGGGAGGCTAAAATTTTTTCTGAAGATGAGATTGGTCAATTGGCCAAAGGCTTCAGGGAGATGCGGGAAAACCTGCGTACGCTTGTCGTCAGGGTCCACTCTCAGTCTGAGCAGGTAGCCGCTTCCAGTGAAGAGCTGACGGCCAGTGCCGACCAATCGGCACTGGCTGCCACTCAAGTCGCGGTCGCCATCACGGCTGTGGCAGCCGGGGCGGGAGACCAACTGGCGGCAGCAAATGAAACGGCAGCAGTGGTTGAAGCAATGTCCGCCAGCATTCAGCAGGTGGCGGCAACCGCCAATGGGGTAGCCGGCCAATCCTCACAGGCAGCCGGTAAAGCCAATGAAGGCAAGGCTGCGGTCGATAAAGCGGTGTATCAAATGACGCAAATCGAAGAGACTGTCAATAATTCAGCCCAGGTAGTGAGTGAGCTGGGGGAACGGTCACGCGAGATTGGCCAGATTGTTGCTACTATTTCCGGTATTGCCGGCCAGACCAATTTGTTGGCTCTTAATGCGGCTATTGAGGCGGCCCGGGCCGGTGAGCAGGGACGGGGCTTTGCCGTTGTGGCTGAAGAGGTACGCAAGCTGGCCGAGCAGTCCCAGGCCGCTACGGAGCAAATTGCCGCCTTGATTGGCGGCATTCAGGGGGACACCGGGAAAGCGGTACAGGCGATGGATGCCGGTACCCGCGAAGTCAAACTGGGAGCAGCGGTGGTCAATGCTGCCGGCCAGGCTTTTCAGGAAATCGTGGTGCTCGTAACCCAGGTATCCGAGCAGGTAACAGAAATATCCACCGCGATTGAGCAGATGAAACTTGGCAGCCAGCAGATTGTCGGCTCGGTAAAGCGGATTGACAACCTGAGCAAAACCGCCGCCGGAGAAGCTCAGGTTGTGTCGGCGGCCACCGAGGAGCAGTCGGCAACGATGGAGGAAATCGCCGCTGCCAGTCAAAGCCTTGCCCACCTGGCAACAGACCTGCAGGAAGCTGTGAGAAAGTTCCTTGTGTAACATATGCCTGCTCTGCCAGCCTGCAGTGTCCTGAAAAATTTGACAGGGTGTAATCCACTCTGCTAAAATGTACCTGATTATGATAAGGTTATTATAATTTGTGCTGTACAGATGGATGCCGAAATATATGTGAGGCAGGTACTTCCAATGACACTTTTTAAAAGTAATCGACGGTTACGTCACAATAATACCTGGTGGGTGCACAGGGGGGCTTTTCTCCTAAAAACTGCCGGTATTATAGTCTGTCTGGTGCTAGTGACTCCTTGCCTGCAGTCAGCGCTCTCCGAGCCCAGCACCTCTGAAGCCCATGCCGGCGAGCTTGCAGGCGGGAAAATTCGTCTGGTGTGGGAGCCGATTCCGGATGCAGTAGCCTACCAAATTGTGTTTAGCAACGAACAGGGCGGGATGAGTGAGGCGGCCAATCTTACTGACGGTATTGTGCGTAAGGAAATATATACTCCCGGTGTTGAACTGGATATAGCCCTCTTGCCTAAGGGAGAAACAATTTGGTGGCAAGTCCGGGCTCTAAATCTAGACCGGGAACCGGTTTCCGGGTTTACTGCCTTGCAGGAATTAACAGCCGGAGAGATTGACCCGGCTGCACCCTATATTACCGCCCATTTGGCGGCTTTGCCCAGACTGCCTTTATATCCCGTTTATGCCTGGATTCCGGTGTTGGGGGCAGAGGCCTATGAAGTTCAGATTTTTTCCGGGCCAATCCAGTCCGGCACCCTCAAACAGCGTTATGTGATAAACGGGGCGTCGTCCTTTGACTATTATGATACTGACGCGTTTACCGTCGCCGGAGACTACTGGTGGCGGGTTATAGCTCTGGACGCGAAGGGACAGCCTGTGGGAGCATGGTCAGAGGCCCAGCCTTTTACGGTACAACGGGAGGGGAATAATGTGGCTGCACTGGGTGACAGTGTTACCCATGGCGGCGGCGCGATTTCCAATCCCCCCAGTGATCCGGTTTATGACTGGACAAGCTATGTTGATATGCCTGTTAAAAATTTAGGCCGGAGCGGGGATACAACCAGTACTATTTTGGCCCGGTTTGATGAAGATGTATTGCCTTTCCGGCCGACAATACTTGTTATTATGGGCGGGATTAATGATATTCGCGGTGGAACACCGGCGGCAGAAGTGATTAACAATCTAAGCCAAATCGGGGAAAAGTGCCGGGAGAATAAAATCACGCCCGTGTTCCTGACACTCACCCCCGTAAACCCGGCCCTGATAAAACGCGCTTTTAATGAGGATACCAGTGAGACCTGGCAGGAAGAGTGGCATAAAGTAAATGAATGGGTCAGGGGCCAAGCCCACTATGTGGATATTGCGCCACTGTTCACAACCGCTGAAGGGGTTATGCC contains:
- a CDS encoding SGNH/GDSL hydrolase family protein, encoding MTLFKSNRRLRHNNTWWVHRGAFLLKTAGIIVCLVLVTPCLQSALSEPSTSEAHAGELAGGKIRLVWEPIPDAVAYQIVFSNEQGGMSEAANLTDGIVRKEIYTPGVELDIALLPKGETIWWQVRALNLDREPVSGFTALQELTAGEIDPAAPYITAHLAALPRLPLYPVYAWIPVLGAEAYEVQIFSGPIQSGTLKQRYVINGASSFDYYDTDAFTVAGDYWWRVIALDAKGQPVGAWSEAQPFTVQREGNNVAALGDSVTHGGGAISNPPSDPVYDWTSYVDMPVKNLGRSGDTTSTILARFDEDVLPFRPTILVIMGGINDIRGGTPAAEVINNLSQIGEKCRENKITPVFLTLTPVNPALIKRAFNEDTSETWQEEWHKVNEWVRGQAHYVDIAPLFTTAEGVMPGHYATDGLHPDSQGKALIGQAVDQWLRATFGDSY
- a CDS encoding HD-GYP domain-containing protein, translated to MFPNQHLLRLEELKPGMIVAQPVLSDTGQVLLEQGVFLTEDYIDNLSNWKISQVSIVLPNKSLSSNCRFFSIYKDTLASVEETFKKVRAFKEVPIAECKELVENYIELMVNITGVIDDLHNVKAHNEYTFKHSLNVAIIAGIIGKWLGFTEKNLKDIILAGLLHDIGKVLIPEDILDKPGKLTPEEMAVVRAHPTHGYHLLDDCFDITEEVKLGILQHHEREDGSGYPLGLAREKIHTYAKIVAIADIYDAMSTERVYRKKVLPFTVVEVILDQMYDKLNPQICLIFLAHIRGFLIGSSVLLNDGSKAKVVLLNGLLKLRPVVQLESGDLIDLDREKNLEVVTILDEVNAV
- a CDS encoding methyl-accepting chemotaxis protein gives rise to the protein MKIKKIQSRLLLVLLPLVVVALSVLAGVSYYLSNKSLSASIDETAMSMGTDYARRVQADMSLLISQLEGLASVQQVSAGTDKTQIGQVLAEFQTRIKSFDAVIFILPDGAGISGTGDAATYGERDYFKKVLATKAAVVSDPLVSKATGKLAVVLAVPVTQEGRLTGVLVGTFSMARLTDMIKDLQFLDTGYGQLSDDSGIIIAHPKRPELAGKLNIAEKKVNPELKLQQPELDDRLINLFKEAVQSGQQARGVYRFNDNVERISVSTPVELPGGKRWVMMVAAPQAEATRPTDALARTMLIIAVLCIVIATAGIIIIARYIAKPISLIRDECLLLAQGDLREREAKIFSEDEIGQLAKGFREMRENLRTLVVRVHSQSEQVAASSEELTASADQSALAATQVAVAITAVAAGAGDQLAAANETAAVVEAMSASIQQVAATANGVAGQSSQAAGKANEGKAAVDKAVYQMTQIEETVNNSAQVVSELGERSREIGQIVATISGIAGQTNLLALNAAIEAARAGEQGRGFAVVAEEVRKLAEQSQAATEQIAALIGGIQGDTGKAVQAMDAGTREVKLGAAVVNAAGQAFQEIVVLVTQVSEQVTEISTAIEQMKLGSQQIVGSVKRIDNLSKTAAGEAQVVSAATEEQSATMEEIAAASQSLAHLATDLQEAVRKFLV